In one Silene latifolia isolate original U9 population chromosome 10, ASM4854445v1, whole genome shotgun sequence genomic region, the following are encoded:
- the LOC141607568 gene encoding flavin-containing monooxygenase FMO GS-OX-like 3 isoform X2, which produces MGGSHNVAVIGAGVAGLIAARELQNEGHRVVIFEKSDKLGGLWVYDSRVESDELGYDPTREIIHSSVYKSLRTNLPRVLMEFSGFGFADRQYGDPRTFPGHQEVLEYLNDFAIRYRIIELIRFESEVIRVERVGDRVDSWLVEWQVKEEGRRVKLEQEVFEAVVICNGHCTVPRVARIPGIEKWPGKQIHSHNYRVPEPFHNQVVVIIGNGASAYDISRDISKAAKEVHVSSRSPNAKFSKLDHYHNIWQHSSIADAKQDGTITFDDGSSVQASIIMHCTGYKYECPFLNTNGIVSIDDNRVGPLYKHVFPPELGPWLSFVGLPQKILIFDTMELQSKWIAIVLSDQVRLPEPKKMMEEVHEYYEQMKLLKRPKHLTHYLLNPEEYLDCLAAEAGISPLEDWRKEVYRETVKNLENQQDFRDV; this is translated from the exons ATGGGAGGGTCCCACAACGTGGCAGTAATCGGGGCAGGTGTGGCGGGTCTGATTGCAGCCCGAGAGCTCCAAAATGAAGGTCACCGGGTTGTCATCTTCGAAAAATCCGACAAACTTGGCGGGTTATGGGTATATGACTCACGGGTTGAGTCTGACGAACTTGGTTACGACCCGACTCGAGAAATTATCCACAGTAGCGTCTACAAGTCACTCCGAACCAACCTTCCTCGCGTCCTTATGGAATTCTCGGGTTTTGGCTTTGCGGATAGACAATACGGTGATCCGAGAACTTTTCCGGGTCATCAAGAAGTGCTGGAATATTTGAATGATTTTGCAATCCGGTATAGGATCATTGAGTTGATTCGGTTTGAGTCCGAGGTTATACGGGTTGAGCGGGTTGGGGATAGGGTGGATAGTTGGTTAGTTGAATGGCAGGTAAAAGAGGAAGGAAGAAGGGTAAAATTGGAACAAGAGGTTTTTGAGGCTGTTGTAATTTGTAACGGTCATTGTACTGTGCCACGTGTTGCTCGGATACCAG GAATTGAAAAATGGCCAGGGAAACAAATACATAGCCACAATTACAGAGTTCCTGAACCATTTCATAATCAG GTGGTGGTTATAATTGGGAACGGAGCAAGTGCATATGATATATCACGAGATATTTCTAAGGCCGCTAAGGAGGTTCATGTCTCATCAAGATCCCCTAATGCTAAATTTTCAAAACTTGATCATTATCATAATATATGGCAACACTCTTCT ATAGCTGATGCTAAGCAAGACGGTACTATAACTTTTGATGATGGGTCGTCTGTTCAGGCAAGTATAATCATGCATTGCACAGG GTACAAGTATGAATGTCCATTTCTGAACACAAATGGTATCGTAAGTATCGATGACAATCGAGTTGGACCACTGTACAAGCACGTGTTTCCACCTGAGCTTGGTCCTTGGCTTTCTTTTGTCGGTTTACCTCAGAAG ATACTAATATTTGATACAATGGAACTGCAATCAAAGTGGATAGCAATAGTATTATCTGATCAAGTACGTTTACCAGAACCTAAGAAAATGATGGAGGAAGTACACGAGTATTACGAGCAAATGAAATTACTGAAGAGGCCTAAACACCTTACTCATTATCTGCTAAATCCCGAAGAG TACTTGGACTGCTTAGCTGCAGAAGCAGGAATCTCGCCGTTGGAAGATTGGAGGAAGGAAGTTTACAGGGAGACCGTAAAAAACTTAGAGAATCAGCAAGATTTTCGAGATGTATAG
- the LOC141607568 gene encoding flavin-containing monooxygenase FMO GS-OX-like 3 isoform X1 — protein sequence MGGSHNVAVIGAGVAGLIAARELQNEGHRVVIFEKSDKLGGLWVYDSRVESDELGYDPTREIIHSSVYKSLRTNLPRVLMEFSGFGFADRQYGDPRTFPGHQEVLEYLNDFAIRYRIIELIRFESEVIRVERVGDRVDSWLVEWQVKEEGRRVKLEQEVFEAVVICNGHCTVPRVARIPGIEKWPGKQIHSHNYRVPEPFHNQVVVIIGNGASAYDISRDISKAAKEVHVSSRSPNAKFSKLDHYHNIWQHSSIADAKQDGTITFDDGSSVQASIIMHCTGYFCWRSIYSVDSFHRYKYECPFLNTNGIVSIDDNRVGPLYKHVFPPELGPWLSFVGLPQKILIFDTMELQSKWIAIVLSDQVRLPEPKKMMEEVHEYYEQMKLLKRPKHLTHYLLNPEEYLDCLAAEAGISPLEDWRKEVYRETVKNLENQQDFRDV from the exons ATGGGAGGGTCCCACAACGTGGCAGTAATCGGGGCAGGTGTGGCGGGTCTGATTGCAGCCCGAGAGCTCCAAAATGAAGGTCACCGGGTTGTCATCTTCGAAAAATCCGACAAACTTGGCGGGTTATGGGTATATGACTCACGGGTTGAGTCTGACGAACTTGGTTACGACCCGACTCGAGAAATTATCCACAGTAGCGTCTACAAGTCACTCCGAACCAACCTTCCTCGCGTCCTTATGGAATTCTCGGGTTTTGGCTTTGCGGATAGACAATACGGTGATCCGAGAACTTTTCCGGGTCATCAAGAAGTGCTGGAATATTTGAATGATTTTGCAATCCGGTATAGGATCATTGAGTTGATTCGGTTTGAGTCCGAGGTTATACGGGTTGAGCGGGTTGGGGATAGGGTGGATAGTTGGTTAGTTGAATGGCAGGTAAAAGAGGAAGGAAGAAGGGTAAAATTGGAACAAGAGGTTTTTGAGGCTGTTGTAATTTGTAACGGTCATTGTACTGTGCCACGTGTTGCTCGGATACCAG GAATTGAAAAATGGCCAGGGAAACAAATACATAGCCACAATTACAGAGTTCCTGAACCATTTCATAATCAG GTGGTGGTTATAATTGGGAACGGAGCAAGTGCATATGATATATCACGAGATATTTCTAAGGCCGCTAAGGAGGTTCATGTCTCATCAAGATCCCCTAATGCTAAATTTTCAAAACTTGATCATTATCATAATATATGGCAACACTCTTCT ATAGCTGATGCTAAGCAAGACGGTACTATAACTTTTGATGATGGGTCGTCTGTTCAGGCAAGTATAATCATGCATTGCACAGGGTATTTTTGTTGGAGATCGATTTACTCTGTGGATTCATTCCATAGGTACAAGTATGAATGTCCATTTCTGAACACAAATGGTATCGTAAGTATCGATGACAATCGAGTTGGACCACTGTACAAGCACGTGTTTCCACCTGAGCTTGGTCCTTGGCTTTCTTTTGTCGGTTTACCTCAGAAG ATACTAATATTTGATACAATGGAACTGCAATCAAAGTGGATAGCAATAGTATTATCTGATCAAGTACGTTTACCAGAACCTAAGAAAATGATGGAGGAAGTACACGAGTATTACGAGCAAATGAAATTACTGAAGAGGCCTAAACACCTTACTCATTATCTGCTAAATCCCGAAGAG TACTTGGACTGCTTAGCTGCAGAAGCAGGAATCTCGCCGTTGGAAGATTGGAGGAAGGAAGTTTACAGGGAGACCGTAAAAAACTTAGAGAATCAGCAAGATTTTCGAGATGTATAG
- the LOC141607140 gene encoding uncharacterized protein LOC141607140: MNIAKRVGLIDDVCAQCKSRAETCLHVVRGCGWVDAVWEGLGIEVRGAEGFEMVRDWMEEAGREMDAKTWEMFMVGCWALWERRNRTLFEEEVWRADLVIQRAREVLWEMSDGAGPLAAPREYVAAGWARPERGRVKINVDAGVKEGVGTSWGVVCRGEDGMMLWGATIQARVLYHPTLAEAVAILSGLKEAESRGIRRLIVEGDCEVVIEDLKKRRTGRNDIFLVYYDILKLCRRFDDVSFSFVRRSWNKVAHEYAHVLPWVEGRRSWEGVFPPYIAALADADLVNS; this comes from the coding sequence ATGAATATTGCTAAGCGAGTGGGCTTGATTGATGATGTGTGTGCACAGTGCAAGTCGAGAGCGGAAACGTGTCTCCATGTTGTCCGAGGGTGCGGTTGGGTGGATGCGGTCTGGGAGGGGCTAGGAATCGAGGTACGAGGTGCGGAGGGGTTTGAAATGGTGAGGGATTGGATGGAGGAAGCTGGACGCGAGATGGATGCGAAGACTTGGGAGATGTTTATGGTTGGGTGTTGGGCTTTATGGGAAAGGCGTAATAGGACTTTGTTCGAGGAGGAGGTTTGGAGGGCGGACTTGGTGATTCAGAGAGCAAGAGAGGTGTTGTGGGAGATGTCGGATGGGGCAGGGCCATTGGCTGCTCCGAGGGAGTATGTGGCAGCGGGTTGGGCGAGGCCTGAGAGGGGTAGGGTGAAGATTAATGTTGATGCGGGAGTTAAAGAGGGAGTCGGGACGAGTTGGGGCGTCGTATGCAGGGGTGAGGATGGGATGATGCTATGGGGTGCAACAATCCAGGCTCGTGTTCTATATCACCCTACTTTGGCGGAAGCAGTGGCTATTCTATCCGGGTTAAAGGAAGCTGAATCAAGAGGCATTCGGAGGTTGATAGTTGAGGGGGATTGTGAAGTGGTCATAGAAGATTTGAAGAAGAGACGGACAGGGCGCAATGATATTTTTCTTGTTTATTACGATATTTTGAAACTTTGTCGTAGGTTTGATGATGTTAGTTTTTCTTTTGTGCGTAGAAGTTGGAATAAGGTGGCACATGAGTATGCTCATGTTTTGCCGTGGGTGGAGGGGCGTCGTAGTTGGGAGGGTGTATTTCCTCCCTATATAGCGGCGTTGGCAGATGCAGATTTAGTTAATTCTTAG
- the LOC141605201 gene encoding flavin-containing monooxygenase FMO GS-OX5-like isoform X2 — protein MGESYKVAVIGAGVAGLIASRELQNEGHQVVIFEKSDKLGGLWVYDPRVESDELGYDPSREIIHSSVYKSLRTNLPRVLMEFSGFGFEDRQYGDPRPYPGHQEVLAFLNDFATQYGITELIRFESEVIRVERVGDRVDRWVVEWRVKEQGGRVKLEQEVFEAVVVCNGHCTVPRVARVPGIEKWPGKQTHSHNYRVPEPFHNQVVVVIGNGPSAYDISRDICKVATEVHVSSRSPDATYSKLDHNLWQHSSEDGTVEFEDGSSVQATVIMHCTGYKYEYPFLKTNGIVSVDDDRVGPLYKHVFPPELAPWLSFLGIPQKILIFDTMEMQSKWIARVLSAKVRLPPTETMLADVHEYYQQMSLLKRPKYHTHFLPDNDEYLDRIAEEAGISPLEDWRKNMFRDILKRKQNSQNEDERERKDGYVLANNL, from the exons ATGGGAGAGTCCTACAAAGTGGCAGTAATTGGGGCGGGTGTGGCGGGTCTGATTGCATCCCGGGAGCTCCAAAATGAAGGTCACCAGGTCGTCATCTTCGAGAAATCCGACAAACTAGGCGGGTTATGGGTGTATGACCCACGGGTTGAGTCTGACGAACTTGGTTACGACCCGAGTCGAGAAATTATCCACAGTAGTGTCTACAAGTCACTCCGAACCAACCTGCCTCGAGTCCTTATGGAATTCTCGGGGTTTGGCTTTGAGGATAGACAATACGGTGACCCGAGACCTTATCCGGGTCATCAAGAAGTGTTGGCTTTTTTGAATGATTTTGCAACTCAGTATGGGATTACTGAGTTGATTCGGTTTGAATCCGAGGTTATACGGGTTGAGCGAGTTGGCGATAGAGTGGATAGATGGGTAGTTGAGTGGCGGGTAAAAGAACAGGGTGGAAGGGTAAAATTGGAACAAGAGGTTTTTGAAGCTGTTGTGGTTTGTAACGGTCACTGTACTGTGCCACGTGTAGCTCGTGTACCAG GAATTGAGAAATGGCCAGGAAAACAAACACACAGCCATAACTACAGAGTTCCTGAGCCATTTCACAATCAG GTTGTGGTTGTAATTGGGAATGGACCAAGTGCATACGATATTTCGCGGGATATTTGTAAGGTTGCTACGGAGGTTCATGTCTCATCAAGGTCCCCTGATGCTACATATTCTAAACTTGATCATAATCTATGGCAGCACTCCTCT GAAGACGGCACAGTAGAGTTTGAGGACGGATCATCAGTTCAGGCCACCGTTATCATGCATTGTACAGG GTACAAATATGAGTATCCGTTTCTGAAAACAAATGGTATTGTAAGTGTCGATGATGATCGAGTTGGACCACTATACAAGCATGTGTTCCCACCAGAACTTGCACCTTGGCTTTCTTTCCTGGGTATACCTCAAAAG ATACTAATATTTGATACAATGGAAATGCAATCAAAGTGGATAGCAAGAGTATTATCCGCCAAAGTACGTCTACCACCAACTGAAACGATGTTGGCAGACGTACACGAGTATTATCAGCAAATGTCATTACTGAAGAGGCCTAAGTACCATACTCATTTTCTCCCAGATAATGACGAG TATTTGGATCGGATAGCAGAAGAAGCGGGAATATCACCGTTGGAAGATTGGCGGAAGAACATGTTTAGGGATATCCTTAAACGCAAACAAAATAGTCAGAATGAAGATGAACGGGAAAGGAAAGATGGATATGTTTTGGCTAACAATTTATGA
- the LOC141605201 gene encoding flavin-containing monooxygenase FMO GS-OX5-like isoform X1, with amino-acid sequence MGESYKVAVIGAGVAGLIASRELQNEGHQVVIFEKSDKLGGLWVYDPRVESDELGYDPSREIIHSSVYKSLRTNLPRVLMEFSGFGFEDRQYGDPRPYPGHQEVLAFLNDFATQYGITELIRFESEVIRVERVGDRVDRWVVEWRVKEQGGRVKLEQEVFEAVVVCNGHCTVPRVARVPGIEKWPGKQTHSHNYRVPEPFHNQVVVVIGNGPSAYDISRDICKVATEVHVSSRSPDATYSKLDHNLWQHSSIRDTKEDGTVEFEDGSSVQATVIMHCTGYKYEYPFLKTNGIVSVDDDRVGPLYKHVFPPELAPWLSFLGIPQKILIFDTMEMQSKWIARVLSAKVRLPPTETMLADVHEYYQQMSLLKRPKYHTHFLPDNDEYLDRIAEEAGISPLEDWRKNMFRDILKRKQNSQNEDERERKDGYVLANNL; translated from the exons ATGGGAGAGTCCTACAAAGTGGCAGTAATTGGGGCGGGTGTGGCGGGTCTGATTGCATCCCGGGAGCTCCAAAATGAAGGTCACCAGGTCGTCATCTTCGAGAAATCCGACAAACTAGGCGGGTTATGGGTGTATGACCCACGGGTTGAGTCTGACGAACTTGGTTACGACCCGAGTCGAGAAATTATCCACAGTAGTGTCTACAAGTCACTCCGAACCAACCTGCCTCGAGTCCTTATGGAATTCTCGGGGTTTGGCTTTGAGGATAGACAATACGGTGACCCGAGACCTTATCCGGGTCATCAAGAAGTGTTGGCTTTTTTGAATGATTTTGCAACTCAGTATGGGATTACTGAGTTGATTCGGTTTGAATCCGAGGTTATACGGGTTGAGCGAGTTGGCGATAGAGTGGATAGATGGGTAGTTGAGTGGCGGGTAAAAGAACAGGGTGGAAGGGTAAAATTGGAACAAGAGGTTTTTGAAGCTGTTGTGGTTTGTAACGGTCACTGTACTGTGCCACGTGTAGCTCGTGTACCAG GAATTGAGAAATGGCCAGGAAAACAAACACACAGCCATAACTACAGAGTTCCTGAGCCATTTCACAATCAG GTTGTGGTTGTAATTGGGAATGGACCAAGTGCATACGATATTTCGCGGGATATTTGTAAGGTTGCTACGGAGGTTCATGTCTCATCAAGGTCCCCTGATGCTACATATTCTAAACTTGATCATAATCTATGGCAGCACTCCTCT ATTCGTGACACTAAGGAAGACGGCACAGTAGAGTTTGAGGACGGATCATCAGTTCAGGCCACCGTTATCATGCATTGTACAGG GTACAAATATGAGTATCCGTTTCTGAAAACAAATGGTATTGTAAGTGTCGATGATGATCGAGTTGGACCACTATACAAGCATGTGTTCCCACCAGAACTTGCACCTTGGCTTTCTTTCCTGGGTATACCTCAAAAG ATACTAATATTTGATACAATGGAAATGCAATCAAAGTGGATAGCAAGAGTATTATCCGCCAAAGTACGTCTACCACCAACTGAAACGATGTTGGCAGACGTACACGAGTATTATCAGCAAATGTCATTACTGAAGAGGCCTAAGTACCATACTCATTTTCTCCCAGATAATGACGAG TATTTGGATCGGATAGCAGAAGAAGCGGGAATATCACCGTTGGAAGATTGGCGGAAGAACATGTTTAGGGATATCCTTAAACGCAAACAAAATAGTCAGAATGAAGATGAACGGGAAAGGAAAGATGGATATGTTTTGGCTAACAATTTATGA
- the LOC141605214 gene encoding flavin-containing monooxygenase FMO GS-OX-like 3: MVEIHKVAVIGAGVAGLIAARELQNEGHQVVIFEKSDKLGGLWVYDPRVEPDELGYDPTREIIHSSVYKSLRTNLPRVLMEFSGFGFADRQYGDPRTYPGHQEVLGYLNDFAARYGITELIRFESEVIRVERVGDRVDRWVVEWQIKEEGKRTKLEEEVFEAVVICNGHCTVPRVADVPGIEKWPGKQIHSHNYRVPDPFHNQVVVVIGNGPSAHDISRDICKVAKEVHVSSRSPDTVFSKLDPYHNLWQHSSIHDTREDGTVEFEDGSSVQATIIMHCTGYKYEFPFLNTNGIVSIDDNRVGPLYKHVFSPELAPWLSFLSLPQKTIVFHMIELQSKWISRVLSGKVRLPPKDKMIKDVQEFYEQMTLLKRPKHLTHFLFYSEEYLDWLAEQAGISPVEDWKKEIHRESLKRRENNLSGFRDE; the protein is encoded by the exons ATGGTGGAGATCCATAAAGTAGCTGTAATTGGGGCGGGTGTCGCGGGTCTGATTGCAGCCAGGGAGCTCCAAAATGAAGGCCACCAGGTCGTCATCTTTGAGAAATCCGACAAACTTGGTGGGTTATGGGTATATGACCCACGGGTTGAGCCCGATGAACTTGGTTACGACCCGACTCGAGAAATTATCCACAGTAGCGTCTACAAGTCTCTCCGAACCAACCTTCCTCGCGTCCTTATGGAATTCTCGGGTTTTGGCTTTGCGGATAGACAATACGGTGACCCCAGAACTTATCCGGGTCATCAAGAAGTGCTGGGATATTTGAATGATTTTGCTGCTCGGTATGGGATCACTGAGTTGATTCGGTTTGAGTCCGAGGTTATACGGGTTGAGCGAGTTGGGGATAGGGTGGATAGGTGGGTAGTTGAATGGCAGATAAAAGAGGAAGGTAAAAGGACAAAGTTGGAAGAAGAGGTTTTTGAAGCTGTTGTAATTTGTAACGGTCATTGTACTGTGCCACGTGTTGCTGATGTGCCAG GAATTGAGAAATGGCCAGGAAAACAAATACACAGCCATAATTACAGAGTTCCTGACCCATTTCATAACCAG GTGGTGGTTGTAATTGGGAATGGACCAAGTGCGCATGATATATCACGAGATATTTGTAAGGTTGCTAAGGAGGTTCATGTCTCATCAAGGTCACCTGATACTGTATTTTCAAAACTTGATCCCTATCACAATCTATGGCAACATTCCTCG ATTCATGACACTAGGGAAGATGGTACAGTGGAGTTCGAGGACGGATCATCAGTTCAGGCCACCATAATCATGCACTGTACAGG GTATAAATATGAATTTCCATTTCTGAACACAAATGGAATCGTAAGCATCGACGACAATCGAGTTGGACCGCTGTACAAGCACGTGTTCTCACCCGAGCTTGCTCCTTGGCTTTCTTTCCTGAGTTTACCTCAGAAG ACAATAGTATTTCATATGATCGAACTTCAATCAAAATGGATATCAAGAGTATTATCTGGCAAAGTACGTCTACCACCAAAGGATAAGATGATAAAAGACGTACAAGAGTTTTACGAGCAAATGACATTACTGAAGAGGCCTAAGCACCTTACTCATTTTCTCTTTTATTCTGAAGAG TACTTGGACTGGTTAGCAGAACAAGCAGGAATCTCACCTGTGGAAGATTGGAAGAAGGAGATTCACCGGGAGTCCCTAAAGCGCAGAGAGAATAATCTGAGTGGATTTCGAGATGAGTAG